A single region of the Salarchaeum japonicum genome encodes:
- the metG gene encoding methionine--tRNA ligase, with product MSHEDFPTENPAVVTCGLPYPTGDLHVGHLRTYVNGDAFSRGLRKLGQDTALVSGTDMHGTPIAVQALEEGVSPLELGLERHEQYAETFPDFNIEFDNYGHTDEETNVELTKEFVRAWEENDHVYEKEIQVAYDPDADQWLPDRYVEGTCPYCGEHARGDECDDGCQRHLEPGEIENPTSAITGNDAEYRERAHKFLRLSDFQEYLEGFINRMEGTNNAKNQPREWIEGGLEDFCITRDLDWGIDYPGEGGDDLVLYVWVDAPIEYVASTKQYSERVGTDEFDWAEPWRDGDGEIVHVIGRDIIQHHTVFWPSMLKGAGYNEPRAVCATGFVNLNGKALSTSKNRAIWAREYLDEGFHPDLFRYYIATASGFERDVNFSWERFQETVNSELADVVGNFAYRALLFAERNFDGTPDVALSDDVETEIASAMDDYEDALNDYDLRSAGEVAVGLARYGNEYIQSAEPWKLDDDEAAPVIRDCVQLTKAVAVLLQPFTPEKADDLWSQLGEDGSAADATIADCLQEPPAEFDEPEALFEKIEDERVAELNEKLEASIEEASSDEDESESVDVEDLTEERISFDDFQELDLRVGRIESAEGVEGADKLVKLTVDIGVETRQIVAGLKQLHDTDDLEGQTVVVVANLEQAELFGVESNGMVLAAGEQADLLTTHGDAEPGTKIK from the coding sequence ATGAGTCACGAGGACTTTCCGACGGAGAACCCCGCGGTGGTGACGTGCGGGCTTCCCTACCCGACGGGCGACCTGCACGTCGGCCACCTGCGGACGTACGTGAACGGGGACGCGTTCAGCCGCGGCCTCCGAAAGCTCGGCCAGGACACCGCGTTGGTCTCCGGGACGGACATGCACGGCACGCCAATCGCCGTGCAGGCCCTTGAGGAGGGCGTCAGCCCGCTCGAACTCGGTCTGGAGCGCCACGAGCAGTACGCGGAGACGTTCCCGGACTTCAACATCGAGTTCGACAACTACGGCCACACCGACGAGGAGACGAACGTCGAACTCACGAAGGAGTTCGTGCGGGCGTGGGAGGAGAACGACCACGTCTACGAGAAGGAGATTCAGGTCGCGTACGACCCCGACGCCGACCAGTGGCTTCCCGACCGGTACGTCGAGGGGACGTGTCCGTACTGCGGCGAGCACGCCCGCGGCGACGAGTGCGACGACGGCTGTCAGCGCCACCTCGAACCGGGCGAAATCGAGAACCCCACGAGCGCCATCACGGGCAACGACGCGGAGTACCGCGAACGCGCGCACAAGTTCCTCCGCCTCTCCGACTTCCAGGAGTACCTGGAGGGGTTCATCAACCGCATGGAGGGGACGAACAACGCGAAGAACCAGCCCCGCGAGTGGATAGAGGGCGGCCTGGAGGACTTCTGCATCACGCGCGACCTCGACTGGGGTATCGACTACCCCGGGGAGGGCGGCGACGACCTCGTGCTGTACGTCTGGGTGGACGCGCCCATCGAGTACGTCGCGTCCACGAAGCAGTACTCGGAGCGCGTCGGCACGGACGAGTTCGACTGGGCGGAGCCGTGGCGGGACGGCGACGGCGAAATCGTCCACGTCATCGGCCGCGACATCATCCAGCACCACACCGTCTTCTGGCCGTCGATGCTCAAGGGCGCGGGCTACAACGAACCGCGCGCGGTCTGCGCGACCGGGTTCGTGAACCTCAACGGCAAGGCGTTGAGCACGTCGAAGAACCGCGCTATCTGGGCGCGCGAGTACCTCGACGAGGGCTTCCACCCCGACCTCTTCCGGTACTACATCGCGACGGCGAGCGGGTTCGAGCGCGACGTGAACTTCTCCTGGGAGCGCTTCCAGGAGACCGTCAACTCCGAGCTGGCGGACGTGGTCGGGAACTTCGCGTACCGCGCGCTGTTGTTCGCGGAGCGGAACTTCGACGGCACGCCCGACGTGGCGCTGTCGGACGACGTGGAGACCGAAATCGCGTCCGCGATGGACGACTACGAGGACGCGCTCAACGACTACGACCTCCGGAGCGCGGGCGAGGTCGCCGTCGGACTCGCGCGGTACGGGAACGAGTACATCCAGTCCGCGGAACCGTGGAAGCTCGACGACGACGAGGCCGCGCCCGTCATCCGGGACTGCGTCCAGCTCACGAAGGCCGTCGCCGTGCTCCTCCAGCCGTTCACGCCCGAGAAGGCCGACGACCTCTGGAGCCAGCTCGGCGAGGACGGGTCGGCGGCGGACGCCACTATCGCGGACTGCCTCCAGGAGCCGCCGGCAGAGTTCGACGAACCCGAGGCGCTGTTCGAGAAGATCGAGGACGAGCGCGTCGCGGAACTGAACGAGAAACTCGAAGCCAGTATCGAAGAAGCGAGTAGCGACGAGGACGAATCGGAGAGCGTGGACGTAGAAGACCTCACCGAGGAACGCATCAGCTTCGACGACTTCCAGGAACTCGACCTGCGGGTCGGCCGCATCGAGAGCGCGGAGGGCGTGGAGGGCGCGGACAAGCTCGTGAAACTCACCGTGGACATCGGCGTCGAGACCCGCCAGATCGTCGCGGGCCTCAAGCAACTCCACGACACCGACGACCTCGAAGGCCAGACGGTCGTGGTCGTCGCGAACCTCGAACAGGCCGAGCTGTTCGGCGTGGAG
- a CDS encoding LiaF transmembrane domain-containing protein, with protein sequence MARTSRRWGSAGFFVLLGAVLLLFTTDAVESIDLWTWFPGLFVLLGAWSLVASRGRNLTGPVLVIAVAGAFLLRNLDYLPEDTIATYWPAVFVLLGVLILLNRGRRHRGHTASANGEFTSVSIFGGDSQRIGSDDFRGGDVVAIFGGPTIDLRDATPAEKPAVLEIVSVFGGAEIRVPEDWTVKTESVNVFGGLEDSRRTPGTADEPDLVLTGVSVFGGVELTD encoded by the coding sequence ATGGCACGCACGTCACGCCGCTGGGGGTCGGCCGGGTTCTTCGTCCTCCTCGGTGCCGTCCTCCTGTTGTTCACCACCGACGCCGTCGAATCCATCGACCTCTGGACGTGGTTTCCCGGCCTGTTCGTCCTGCTCGGCGCGTGGTCGCTCGTCGCGTCCCGCGGCCGCAACCTCACCGGGCCCGTCCTCGTCATCGCCGTCGCCGGCGCGTTCCTCCTCCGGAACCTCGACTACCTCCCCGAGGACACCATCGCCACCTACTGGCCCGCCGTCTTCGTCCTGCTCGGCGTCCTCATCCTCCTCAACCGCGGCCGCCGACACCGCGGACACACCGCGAGCGCGAACGGCGAGTTCACGTCCGTCTCCATCTTCGGCGGCGACTCCCAGCGCATCGGGAGCGACGACTTCCGGGGCGGCGACGTGGTCGCCATCTTCGGCGGCCCCACCATCGACCTCCGGGACGCCACGCCCGCCGAGAAACCCGCCGTCCTCGAAATCGTCTCCGTCTTCGGCGGCGCGGAAATCCGCGTCCCCGAGGACTGGACCGTCAAAACGGAGAGCGTCAACGTCTTCGGCGGCCTCGAAGACAGCCGTCGAACCCCCGGCACCGCCGACGAACCCGACCTCGTCCTCACCGGCGTCAGCGTCTTCGGCGGCGTCGAACTCACCGACTAA